A window of Corallococcus macrosporus DSM 14697 contains these coding sequences:
- a CDS encoding FHA domain-containing protein: MPPRPPSSSRAGAGRSGGRAGEDPDSMKAPARRRPASEDEDFAAPASGEDGYPDDGPPNPDLYGEEEPGRSRTGETRVASVEAIEEERRARDDDEDDNADATRAGPPVQMLVLDGPDKGRKKRFQSVRMVVGRNKDCDFVLEDQSVSRRHLELVYGQAGVVMRDLGSVSGTQVNDQRVDECLLKHGDEISMGKTRLRFVDEAEQIKELRAQAEARDAEEKRAREAAAREAEEKRKNQSAARGSEVDPNDPRFNEATNANYRLPDNLKEGSGSKGAVAVPRPRPPIRSTPTRSSGGALTGKQKALIGGGGALVVLLVIGLMLIPSAPPPPPPPDPKVERAKVLMQQARESVRADDYANAVRLVEEAEKLVPGIDADNLARGARTQLEVLTSLEAVRTLIDEKRFDEAREKLEETPQGTAKTDDLRRKLSTELEEQDIAWRLQQVEEAFASREPETIRPLIARLPPLNRPAYEVKLTDLEAELAKEAQDESRRNRNAAARAAEVAREKRKEFIAEAFIDVERRFNGGDYQRAVLECDRVIDKHRGDKDVKDRALSLKRLIPQFRRALEDGQKKLAANSLEAAARPLRRAADLYRQIGFRGSLGNTIDEHLASSSLAAGQGALKKGDLGAAGSHFREALRLNPGDGRAREGLESLQKKAEELFLRAYIQRDRDPQAAAEMFKVVIETASEGSDVKRKAEMYLSELQP, encoded by the coding sequence ATGCCTCCTCGTCCTCCTTCCTCTTCTCGCGCTGGTGCTGGCCGTTCCGGCGGCCGTGCGGGCGAGGACCCAGACTCCATGAAGGCCCCTGCCCGGCGCCGCCCCGCGTCCGAGGACGAGGACTTCGCCGCTCCCGCTTCCGGGGAGGACGGCTACCCGGATGACGGGCCGCCCAACCCGGACCTGTATGGCGAGGAGGAGCCGGGCCGCTCCCGCACGGGCGAGACGCGCGTGGCCTCGGTGGAGGCCATCGAAGAGGAGCGGCGCGCCCGCGACGACGACGAGGACGACAACGCGGACGCCACGCGCGCGGGCCCGCCGGTGCAGATGCTGGTGCTGGACGGCCCGGACAAGGGCCGCAAGAAGCGCTTCCAGAGCGTGCGGATGGTGGTGGGGCGCAACAAGGACTGCGACTTCGTGCTGGAGGACCAGTCCGTCTCCCGCCGCCACCTGGAGTTGGTGTACGGCCAGGCCGGCGTGGTGATGCGCGACCTGGGCAGCGTCAGCGGCACCCAGGTCAACGACCAGCGCGTGGACGAGTGCCTGCTCAAGCACGGAGACGAGATCTCCATGGGCAAGACGCGCCTGCGCTTCGTGGACGAGGCGGAGCAGATCAAGGAGCTGCGCGCCCAGGCGGAGGCCCGCGACGCGGAGGAGAAGCGCGCGCGCGAGGCGGCCGCGCGCGAGGCGGAGGAGAAGCGGAAGAACCAGTCGGCCGCGCGGGGCAGCGAGGTGGATCCGAACGACCCGCGCTTCAACGAGGCCACCAACGCCAACTACAGGCTGCCCGACAACCTCAAGGAGGGCTCGGGGAGCAAGGGCGCGGTGGCCGTGCCCCGGCCGCGTCCGCCCATCCGGAGCACGCCGACCCGCTCGAGCGGCGGCGCGCTGACGGGCAAGCAGAAGGCGCTCATCGGCGGCGGTGGCGCGCTGGTGGTGCTGCTGGTCATCGGGTTGATGCTGATTCCGTCCGCGCCGCCGCCGCCGCCCCCTCCGGACCCGAAGGTGGAGCGGGCGAAGGTCCTGATGCAGCAGGCGCGCGAGTCCGTGCGCGCGGACGACTACGCCAACGCCGTCCGCCTGGTGGAGGAGGCGGAGAAGCTGGTGCCGGGCATCGACGCGGACAACCTGGCCCGGGGGGCGCGCACCCAGTTGGAGGTGCTGACGTCGCTGGAGGCGGTGCGCACCCTCATCGACGAGAAGCGCTTCGACGAGGCGCGCGAGAAGCTGGAGGAGACGCCGCAGGGCACCGCGAAGACGGACGACCTCCGCCGCAAGCTGTCGACGGAGCTGGAGGAGCAGGACATCGCCTGGCGGCTCCAGCAGGTGGAGGAGGCCTTCGCCTCGCGTGAGCCGGAGACGATTCGTCCGCTCATCGCGCGGCTCCCGCCGCTGAACCGCCCGGCCTACGAGGTGAAGCTGACGGACCTGGAGGCCGAGCTGGCGAAGGAGGCCCAGGACGAGTCGCGGCGCAACCGCAACGCCGCGGCGCGCGCGGCGGAGGTGGCCAGGGAGAAGCGCAAGGAGTTCATCGCCGAGGCCTTCATCGACGTGGAGCGCCGCTTCAACGGCGGCGACTACCAGCGCGCCGTGCTCGAGTGCGACCGGGTGATTGACAAGCACCGGGGGGACAAGGACGTGAAGGACCGGGCCCTGTCCCTCAAGCGGCTGATTCCCCAGTTCCGGCGCGCGCTGGAGGATGGCCAGAAGAAGCTGGCGGCCAACTCGCTGGAGGCCGCGGCCAGGCCCCTGCGCCGCGCGGCGGACCTGTACCGCCAGATTGGCTTCCGCGGCTCGCTGGGGAACACCATCGACGAGCACCTCGCGTCGTCGTCCCTGGCGGCGGGGCAGGGCGCGCTCAAGAAGGGTGACCTGGGCGCGGCCGGCTCGCACTTCCGCGAGGCGCTGCGGCTCAACCCGGGTGACGGGCGGGCGCGCGAGGGGCTGGAGAGCCTGCAGAAGAAGGCGGAGGAGCTCTTCCTGAGGGCCTACATCCAGCGGGACAGGGATCCGCAGGCCGCGGCGGAGATGTTCAAGGTCGTCATCGAGACGGCCTCGGAGGGCTCCGACGTGAAGCGCAAGGCGGAGATGTATCTGAGCGAGCTGCAGCCATGA
- a CDS encoding cyclic nucleotide-binding domain-containing protein, which produces MNESSLRELGMDLIEERQFERALAVFAEAVRRVPADHRSRMLAARCLAELGERERAVTAYHACAEGLLRRDYLLSAMAACKLALDVAPNERRVNDTLIRIHSRAVRNAPGRAVVPPPLPPETLYDGKVDTDLMGLQGEELSNRAIEVLAAPDPGGSADPNSRPPLPLFAELDRDAFVDLVRRMAWRRVRPDEAVSREGETAESLYVVVAGKAEVTRQQDGEARTLGFLGGGSIFGEIALLTGAPPTATVSAVSDTEVFEIRREHLNAVAKSHPAVPQVLADFAQQRMARNLMATSPMFQTMPESERGALLRRFTFRALQAREKVLVEGEHSPGLYLVLAGELVVQKEDPAGGVVTLGMLREGEVAGEISLLTGLRATATVAAARKTAAAFLERAAFHELVTSVPDIRTYLEQLSDRRLKQIGEALRPAEIIDADELVLEPEAA; this is translated from the coding sequence ATGAACGAGTCGTCGCTGCGTGAGCTCGGGATGGACCTCATCGAGGAGCGCCAGTTCGAGCGAGCCCTGGCCGTGTTCGCCGAGGCGGTCCGCCGCGTCCCCGCGGACCACCGCTCGCGGATGCTGGCCGCGCGCTGCCTGGCGGAGCTGGGCGAGCGCGAGCGCGCCGTCACCGCGTACCACGCCTGCGCGGAGGGCCTGCTGCGCCGCGACTACCTGCTGTCCGCCATGGCGGCGTGCAAGCTGGCGCTGGACGTGGCCCCCAACGAGCGGCGGGTGAATGACACGCTCATCCGCATCCACTCGCGCGCGGTGCGCAACGCGCCGGGCCGCGCCGTGGTGCCGCCGCCGCTGCCGCCGGAGACGCTCTACGACGGCAAGGTGGACACGGACCTGATGGGGCTGCAGGGCGAGGAGCTGTCCAACCGCGCCATTGAAGTGCTGGCCGCGCCGGACCCGGGCGGCTCGGCGGACCCGAACAGCCGTCCGCCGCTGCCCTTGTTCGCGGAGCTGGACCGGGACGCCTTCGTGGACCTGGTGCGCCGGATGGCGTGGCGCCGCGTGCGCCCGGACGAGGCGGTGAGCCGCGAGGGCGAGACGGCGGAGTCGCTCTACGTGGTGGTGGCGGGCAAGGCGGAGGTGACGCGGCAGCAGGACGGCGAGGCGCGCACGCTGGGCTTCCTGGGCGGCGGCTCCATCTTCGGTGAAATCGCGCTGCTGACGGGCGCGCCGCCCACGGCGACGGTGTCCGCGGTGTCGGACACCGAGGTCTTCGAGATTCGCCGCGAGCACCTCAACGCGGTGGCCAAGAGCCACCCCGCGGTGCCGCAGGTGCTGGCGGACTTCGCGCAGCAGCGCATGGCGCGCAACCTGATGGCCACCTCGCCCATGTTCCAGACGATGCCGGAGTCGGAGCGGGGCGCGCTCCTGCGGCGCTTCACGTTCCGCGCGCTCCAGGCGCGCGAGAAGGTGCTGGTGGAAGGCGAGCACTCGCCGGGGCTGTACCTGGTGCTGGCCGGTGAGCTGGTGGTGCAGAAGGAGGACCCCGCGGGCGGCGTGGTGACGCTGGGCATGCTGCGCGAGGGCGAGGTGGCGGGGGAGATCTCCCTGCTGACGGGCCTGCGCGCCACGGCCACGGTGGCGGCGGCGCGCAAGACGGCGGCGGCCTTCCTGGAGCGCGCGGCCTTCCACGAGCTGGTGACGTCCGTCCCGGACATCCGCACCTACCTGGAGCAACTGTCGGATCGGCGCTTGAAGCAGATTGGCGAGGCGCTGCGGCCCGCGGAGATCATCGACGCGGACGAGCTGGTGCTCGAGCCCGAGGCGGCGTGA